Proteins co-encoded in one Metabacillus sp. KUDC1714 genomic window:
- a CDS encoding DeoR/GlpR family DNA-binding transcription regulator, whose protein sequence is MLVAERHRKIVEVVNEKLSVRVTELSKAFKVTEETIRRDLEKLEKENLLRRSHGGAVSIQDEQSEVSYTEREITNSLEKKSIAIEAVKLIKPGEQIVLDASTTAWYMAKEMPDVPLTVITNSIKVAVELSKKEQVKVISTGGMLLPKSLSYVGPLAERSLNMYHVNKAFISCKGVHIEGGLSDSNEWQALLKRQMMLISDQTILMADSTKFGVRTFAHITEIGQVSCVLTDSNLDEAYSRALEEKGVKIQTVGVSP, encoded by the coding sequence ATGCTTGTAGCAGAAAGACATCGTAAAATTGTTGAAGTTGTAAATGAAAAACTAAGTGTAAGAGTAACTGAGTTAAGTAAGGCATTTAAAGTAACCGAAGAAACAATTAGACGTGATCTCGAGAAATTAGAAAAAGAAAATTTACTGCGCCGAAGCCATGGTGGTGCAGTTAGTATTCAAGATGAGCAATCAGAGGTTTCTTATACAGAAAGAGAAATAACAAACTCACTGGAAAAGAAATCTATTGCAATAGAAGCGGTAAAACTTATTAAACCTGGTGAGCAAATTGTTTTAGATGCAAGTACAACTGCATGGTATATGGCAAAGGAAATGCCAGATGTTCCATTAACTGTTATCACTAACTCAATAAAAGTGGCAGTGGAACTCAGTAAAAAAGAGCAGGTAAAAGTAATCTCAACTGGAGGTATGCTTCTACCAAAATCATTATCATATGTTGGCCCTTTAGCTGAAAGGTCACTTAACATGTATCATGTGAACAAGGCGTTTATTTCCTGTAAAGGAGTGCACATTGAAGGTGGATTAAGTGATTCAAATGAATGGCAGGCGTTACTGAAAAGACAAATGATGTTAATATCTGATCAAACCATTCTAATGGCTGATTCTACTAAGTTTGGCGTGCGAACCTTTGCTCATATTACTGAGATCGGGCAAGTTAGTTGTGTACTTACAGATTCAAATCTCGATGAAGCCTATAGTAGGGCATTAGAAGAAAAAGGTGTAAAGATCCAAACTGTTGGGGTTAGTCCGTAA